TGTGCTTCACCATCTGACGCGCATCCTTCTGAGAAGAATCACCACCAAGCATCCAGGCAAGCGTTTCATTCATGTGACTTtcatgtacaaatatttttcacagcaatccatgaTTATGATTAGGTTAGAAAATGAAACTGTTCACAGGATGGGAGCAGGTGGGCAGAGGAGGAGCTGTTTACAAGTTCAGGAACGAGTCTTTATTTTCAATGATCCGACTGATATGAGTAATCTTACATATTTTTGGGTGGTGCTGGGTGAAATCTGGACATATTATGTTTGAAGTTGGATGTTTACATCACCGTTGGTTACATCCTAGCCTACTTCGCATGTCTTTATTCTAGAGGCATCCCCGCTCCTGAGGAAAACATACCTAACTGTGGGGGCACCAcatggaacaaaaacaaaacctggtTGATTTATACAACATgatcaaatgtaaaataaatgtttgaaggAAATGTGGGGAGATGTGCTGTCATTGTCAGGGGACAATGGAAATCTCATAAGCTTTCATGATACTCAATGAAAATGGCTCAGTAGCGACATGTGGAAAACAAAGGGAGGCATGTAAACAATGtcaacagagaggaaaacaagcAGGGCTTTCCTGATTGTATAGTGGCCTAAATTCTTTAAAAGAAatgggtattttttttaaacaattttaacaGCACCCTTAAGGTCCTACTGTATGTGAAACCATATACTATAATTATTCTAATACTTTCTATCATAGCAGTTATTCTATTGTACAGGCCTGATAAACATCTAATCTACTATCAGGAAACCATTTTAACCTTGTAGatattgtttttaatatcaTTCATGCTCCCAAAAATGATGCTGAAAGTCAAAGTGATGACTCAGTTATGACATCATGCAATGATGATGCAGTCTATTTTAGGCTCAGTGCCCTCAAAACAAGTGTTACCGATGATGTGCTTCTTAAGAAAGACTGAAATCCTTCAGTTTTCAGAGAATTATTATTTCCCCTATGAGAGATAATGGAAGATGCAGCTTGGACATAAATAGTCAGTTAAGATAAAACCTTCCAGGAATGGCTAACAGTGACTTAGAAGTTCATTATTGTGCATTTAACGTCATCATCACTGAAATTATACAACTTAACATCTCATTAACAATCACGTCAGCACAACAAATGGAGGGGTTATTATGGTGGGGTTATTATGAAAATGGAGTCAACAGCTCCATATTAGTCTATGTGCGAGATCAACATTAGAAAAACACATAGACTGGAGTGGATTAAAGGAATTATTATTCACGCCCACGCCATGCTGTTTTAGACCATCTGGATGAGGGAAATAGCTTGAGTGGAGGCTTAAAGAATTGTTTACCAGTCATGAGCTCATTCTATCAGCAGTTTGCTTCCCACCAGCAGCTTTTACCCTATCCATGCTAAGATGCTATGCTAAAATGAACCACGTCTCCCTTTCCCAGTGCATCTACTTTCTAAatcagtttgtctgtttgtcatgcTTAAGAGAGCTGAAAATCCTGTGTCTGCTACTTAGATAATGCTTAGCCTCTCACTCAGTAGGTAACCAATCAATGTTGTCTGGAGTCAAGCACATGATCCAGGTGGGGGAACCAAACTGGTTGCATAATCTTACTTTATGGGGTCTAGTTCAGGCAGGAAGTGGTCACAGTTGAGATgggaagaaaacaaataatgttCAGGCAGCAGAGCATGCACGGGCAGGCGTCCGTATCCAAACACCTCACAAGGTTCAGGTTACTCTAGCTGATGCTACTGAGTGACCATCAGCAAAGGAAGACAGTCAGGAACTGGAGCAAATATTAATAAACAGAGACTTTTCTAAAACACTGAACGGTTCGGCTTAAGAATACAACAGTCGAGCtgatctctttttcttcattcttcatgTTTTGATGACACCACCCTCCTGGATTTCCCTCACATGGCTGCTTGTTGCTGCATGGATTAATAACCCTGCtgatgaaggacatggctgccaGTGGAGCCAAAACACCCAGCAGAATCGCTTCTCAATCATAAGCTAAAAACCACACCCTGTTTTTGAGTGAGCACTCCTTTCATCCTCTCTCCCCCAGCTCTAATTTCATCATCACTTTCAGGCTTATACTCTCATTCTTTCACTAAtagttgcttttctttgtttcacatAAAGAAAATTTGACCTATTGCACTTCTTGCAAGAGAATCAGtttaaaaaagcatataccACAATCATATGTTGGAATATACTGAATCATTTAAGTCAGTAGTTCTCAGTTAAGTACATGAGGATGCTCactgtgctcacacacacacacaggctcaagGACAGAGTGTGCATTCAGAATGAGAAAAACACTCTCTACAGCTGAATAGAAACACTCCCGCATCACCTCGGCACACTCTAAATATTTTCACAGCTAAGAACGGCTTCTCAGGATGAGCAGCAGAAGCCTACACGTTGTGCAGATTTACACATAATTGGTCCCATCGTTCGTGCAGCGTTTTCCCTCGGTTGCTAAGACTGTTGCTAGGGCATGGCTGTGGCTGCTCTGCCCTGCACGCTGCCTAATCTGATTTTGCCGTGCCAGTCTGCCATGCAGCCAGGCAGCCGTGTGTTGCTACAGCACACGATGCTATGGATGTCTGTTGGAATGCAGAAACTGAAAAGTGAAACAGTGAGCAAAGAAGGCGTAGGCCACCTAGAACTCAAATCTATTTTTGAGTCTGACAGTATGAGGCGGAGTTTGATTCCCAAAGCTCTCTGCTCTATTTTTGCAATCCTCTCTGGTCCTCTGTGGTTTGAAGAAAAGAGGATTTTTGCAAGTCTGAGCTGCTCACACAGGGAATCTGGCTTATATTAGATCAAGTAGTGATATCATACTGTTGTCAGAAGGAGTGTTGTTGTTGATAGTTGCTGTGGGAGATGGATGATCAAGGTCTGACTGACATCTATCTCATTGTGCCAggcaaaattttaaaaaagtaccATCTGGATGCGGCGAGGGAAGACAGGTTCAGGTTCATTGATGCGACAGCAGCACGCAGGCCTTGGGGTCAATTACATCATTCctaatgcaaaaaaaagaaaaacatttatgcACTTACGCAACTGACCCCCTTAGGCGACGCCGCTGTGAGGCAGCGTAATCAACAGGCAAGAGGAAGTGAAATGATTGTATGAAGTTCATTCAAGCATGAAGGAAATTCTGCATTATTCAGCTCTGAAGcatcaataaaaaatgttttcctcctTGTTTAAATGTGGATgtacagcatgaaaaaaaagttcagcGTTAGAGACTTTGGTCTCTATATGAAACCATTTTTAAAGAGGATCACTCCATCATCTTTTATATATCACTGATAAAAGGATTTTGTAGCTTTTGGCACACCGCTCCACAGTTTTGGTAGAGGAGGATAATAAGGAGTGTAGTTTTGCTTAGCAGAATGAGTTGGATACCTCTCATCTATTTCTTTACTTCATCAGATTATCTTAATCTGGGatgattttgatgaaaagtctaaaaatgaaaagaatattACCCATCTTTCTTCATTATAGATGTATCTGTACAGACTCTAAACTCTCCACTCTTTTAAAATTATACAGAAGGTAGTTATTTTTCATAAACATGCTTTTGTCTTATCTCTTCAActgtttttatctcatttttaCATCTCTTTTCATTGTGTGGCAGCTTTTGTTGTATGAATATAACCTTTTCTCTCATGTGATTGTAGGAATTTTATGAATTcagaatctttttttaaaaaaaggcaccTGCTGCACATTTATAGTTGTTATACACAAAAATTGGTTTCATAAGGTCATAAATTTAGTGTGCATGGGTCATGGCTGGCTCTGTGCTTGTTGTGCCATCTGTACCAGGcaggatatgtgtgtgtgtgtgtgtgtgtgtgtgtgtgtgggagagggaggggggattTAGTGGCGTAACGGAGTTTAGACAGAGGGCCCTTGTTTGTGAAGGGTTTGAGCGCCACGTCAAACGCTGTTACATACACAGTCCACAGAAAAAATGACTCACCTgatctttctcctcttttccgTTCATCAGGGGAAAACGCTACGTGAAGCACAATGGGACCGTTCCAGGAATATGAGGtgagtcttttctttttttttgcatattgaACACTTTGCCAATACGAATCTTTTCCACATATGACCTGACTGACTGTGACCTTACAGTTGTCACCTTAAATCAAACAACCAACAATATGAatacaatttaatattttatgaattaaaaaaaaagttgaatcgGGTTTCCTCAGTACTACATCCATACCTTCAGCTCTGACAGATGTTGCTCTGAACAGGAAAAGAAGTCACCCGAGAAAGGAAGCCCCCGCAGCCGCATCCCGCGCTTGGTCCTCCATCCCTTCCGACCAAAAGACAAAGGATCCCCTCTGTCTGACTCTCCATTTTCAGAAGAGGAGGGCAAGGAGTGTGACATCAGCTCAGACCACTCCAAAAGGACCATCAGCACCAACAGCTTTTGCTCTGGTAAGAAGTTCAGCTCCAGTTTAAAGACAGCAGAGTTCATACTTTATATAAGAATACTAAAAGCACCATTTACAGGCTGTCAGGTGCAAGACTGTATTGCAATGCCCCCTTAAGAGTgataaaagacattaaatattTCAATTCCAGTTGTATTTCACATTCTATTTTAGCACAAAATGCAGGCTGGAACATCAAACAGCAaattaatatatgtatattttatgtgCATCCAAATTGGCCTCCTTAACAAatagaggaaatgaaaacaacagactacactgtaaaaaatgcctgtgtgtgtgtgtgtgtgtgtttttgtacatcgtgtgtgtgtgtaaaccacCGCACAGCAACCACTTGTCAACTACTTTGCCATTGTGAAAGCTGTTGTGCTATCAGTCAAATAACACTCCAGCTGGACCTTGAGCTCTGGTTGACTGCTTGTGTTCGCTGCCTGCCTGCCCTGCGCCGCCTGTTCTTGGCTATTACTGTCTGTATGCCTGTTTACAATAGATGACACCGGCTGCCCCACTAGTCAGTCTGTGTCCCCCTCCAAAACCCCGTCAGGCTCAGAGCAGAGTGCCCACGGCTCACCGGTACTCCCCGAGCGCAAGACCAAAGTGAAGAGGGTGAGGGTGATGACCGAGTGGAGCGGCGAACCACGGAGCACACAGAGGCACAAGAGGGAGCTGAGGTCGGCCATGAAAGCCAGAGGTAAAGAAGAACGTAGAGATAgacatgaaaagatgaaaaatatgttgttgtttttttaataattcaggGATCAAGCACAGTTTGAAATCATCACTTTAGTCCCAAGCAATTATGATCTGATgctatactgtatgaaaaaatCTTGATTTGTGTGTCTTGATTGTTCATTAACTTTTTCACATGTATAGACTTTTATATAACACACTGTATACATATACTACTGCATGCCAGTGGTTCCCTAAAGACCAAAGTACAATAACTGTGTATTTGTCACGTCAGCAGCTAGCAGATTCCCTGGCATGTTGATTTGAATAAACACTGGCTGGGAAGCAGCTGCTTGCTAAAAGAGAGAATAATCACTGGAGTgaattttctcttttgtctgtgCATCTGTGCTCTGTTAACACATATCAAAAACACTGAGTCCTTTCTTTTAATCTGTTCAAATCTGCCAGGACACAAAACTGCTCGATCATGAGTCAAAATGAGGAGGTAAGCTGATtggatgaggaaaaaaaaggttcaggAGCTTAGCCAATTAGGCTGATTAGGGAGAGGTTACTATACTGATTGAATGAGCACAGACACTCATTTGACTCACCACATCACCAGTTTTGACCAGTTTTGTTTGTCACAGACATCACTTGGCACAGAAATATGGTTTTGTTTGATGGCAAGAGATGCTACTCAGGTACGGCTTTGAATATAATCTTTAATAATCGCAACATAATACTGTTGTCTGCTGAAGGTAATGAAGGTGTCTCAGGTGTCAATATTGTGCTGAGGCTTCTATTTTTAAGTGTCTGTCCCACAACATTTGAGCATGTTTGGATGTTACTGGCTGACTCTGGAGTTGCTGTGGCATTTGTAATAACTTAAATAGATCTATCTGTacatcttttttctcttcaaacTCACTTTAGTCGAACGAAGGGGACAGAATATGGGGAGTAGCCTGTCCAACTTTTATGACAGTTGTATGTCTGTTTGAGATTGTGCTATCTGGTTGACTCCCCCCAACAAGCTGACTTTAAGGAAGTCCAgcttacagagactggaacatgaTAGTCCTGCTTGACGCTGCACTTGATTGTAACAGTGCAGGATGAGGCTGTTAGAGGATGTTTATTAAAGGAGAAGCTAAGATGAACAGACATGCAGCACACGGGAAAACTAGACATAAATGCCAAATCTATTTCCATGATAGCATAGAGTAAGAGTGTGTATTAATGTAGAGATTTGAGgtttaaagtgagactatgCAACTTTTTTTCCAATGAAATCTTTAGCTGTGACATGCTTAAATGTGGTGTTAACAGTAGCACAAGTAGAGAAGAATTATTAAGTCAACAGAGTGACTCATATCTCAAGTTAGCTAACATAAGCCATTGGTCACACCAGACCAGGTAAGGCTGTAGCTACAAAACCCCTGAGTGATTTTGAATTAAGCAAgaatgcattttatttcttatgaactcaacttttcatttaaatggtAAGATTTTGTTATATCGTCTTTCAAAACCGACATGGTCTTTGCTTTAAGTCTGCCAGGATGTTAACACACTGGTACTTCTTTGTGCAGGTAGTGAGGCAGACTTCAGCTCCTCTAGCAGCACAGGCAGCCTAAAGATCAGGGAGAGCCTCACTTCCAATTCAGCTGGGAAGAAAGCTCCTTCACGCAGGTATGAGGTTATATACATTTGTATCGTCAGTATGCTCTGCTGAGGTATCTatgagagttaaaaaaaaacatgactttaagCTAAACTACAGCTAAACGTAAAGTGtttatcatgtatgttttcatttttctctacGTTTTTTGGAATTAACAAGTGATTCTGTATTTATTCTTTGTTCTGTCAAGTCGCAGCAGCCACATCAGATCGCTCCCAGTGTTCAAACCAGCCGGAAGCCCAACAGCCAACCGCGATGCAGAACTCTACGCTCCCTACAGGACTCCCCCCAGAGCTGCCTACTcgaccaacagcagcagctgcaactCCAGCCCCACCTCCAGGTACCAAACATGCCTTtcatatgatgcattattaaaaATCACAGAAGGATTGTGGTTTTACAGCTTAATACTCTGTTCAGTTGTTACAACATTCTGATCATGTGTAGCATAGCCACACTTCTGCACTTGGATTCATCACAAAATTGAACTTTCTCTGTTTGAGGGCAAGTAGATTTTGGAGACTGAGAGATTTTTAGACCGTGGCTCAGGCGATGTGCAGCACAACGTTTAGTGTGTGGGTGGTTGGATTAAGATCAGActtgttttatcttttcctCTCTTGCAGCCGGCTGGGATTATATCGGTCATGATTTGGCTGTGGTTGAAATTAATGAGGACTCAATAACGCAAATGTCTGAATATGGCACACAGACAGTGACCCTACTGGCTGTAGCTGATGTGGAACTGGATTAGGGTGAATTCACCTTGGTTTGGAGGGGAGAACAGGGTCATAAATATTTCAGAGTAGCAGAATTGATATGTGAGCCGAGTAGCCTGAAACTCAAAAGGTGTTGGGACCACCATGTTTTTCTGGCTCCATATTACTGGGAAGGTTTACTTAGGCTTTGTGTATGTTGGCAGCTTGGCCTTGCATAAGGCTTAACCTAAAAATCCTCTctcagcatgaaaaaaaatgacattcaacCCACCGCCCTTTGGTTTTTATGCAGTAGCAGAATCTGCcctcattttatcttgtttttacaGCTTCCATAGATTCATTGCAACCCTCCACTCTTGTCACTTTAAGACCTTCTCATCCTTCTGTCAGCTTTCCTCTGCCAGGCTAAGTGTCATGTGACATCTTTTCCTCTCGCATGCTACTTTCTCCAGGGCTGTTTCTATTTCTGGCAGGGATGCGGAGCACTCGCATCAAAGCCTCAAGTATCCCAGGTTGCTAGGATATTGTGCAAGTGGAAGCGAGGGGTTTGCATGCTGCTTTGCATACTGTCCAAATCCGCCCACTCATCCTCAACTGAAAAAACAAGAATCCTTTTATCAGCTCTCTTTGAGCATGATAAAACACTGATCATAGGACATGCAGAGGGCATTTGAATGTTCATGTAATTAGCTCCTAGATCAGGGTTTTTACCATAAGGTGATTTCTTCCCTTGCCGACAGTGCTTGTATTTAGATAAACCAGCATTTTAGGGTTTTTTAAGTCTCTAGTCTGCACACCAGTAATCCTGTGTCAGACAGTAATTCCTGGCTTCACAGAGCATCTGTCCTGACAGTGCTCTCTCAGCCACACTAATTACCTTCTGCTGGGAGTGATTCTTACTTTAGAACATCAAACTggtttgttttctgctgctggCTTCAAAATGTCTAGTTGGAGAATGATGGATAGTGTTAGTTCTAGAGGGGTAAACTTTCACCAACATAATCATCTTTCCGCCCAACAGAAGAGCGAACCTGGGCCGCTACCACTCCTGTGGAGACAACCACGGCATCAGACCCCCGAACCCTGAGCAGTACCTCACACCTCTGCAGCAGAAGGAAGTGGCCATCAGACACCTGAAGACCAAACTGCTTGAATCTGAGACCAGAGCTCGTGACAGGTTAGTTAAGGTTTAGCAGCACAGTAGATCCTGTGATTGTATCTGTAGCTTTTCATGGTTTTAAGGCAGGATGATAGTGGTCATATCAGGAGAAAATATAATACTGTAGTTGTGATGTAAATCCTACATTCAGCAGCTCTGCTCAACtgtttaaaatctcctaaagTGTGAATCCACTAGGAAATGACAGTTACgtaaggttaaaaaaaaaaaaactgcatgatGCTGCTAGTTATGTCTTGCAAGATATTTTCACTGTATAAGGCAATTTATTTGAATCCTATGCTTGCTGATTCGTCTGCTCTATTTTATCTTTAGAGGAATGTTAGGCTCATGCTTATTCGTTTTCTTGCTGAGGTttggatgagaagattgacaccactTCCATGTGTCATATGATGCtacagctggttagcttagtttaaCCAAAGATTGGAAATGGGGacacagctagcctggctgAGTTAAAAATGCActaaatctgcctaccagcacctctagagctaaataaataacacattatatATTGTTTGCTTTATCCATACAAACTAAAACCATATAAAATTGCAATTTTACACAGTGTTGTGTGCCAAACAATTTCTGGGCTGGGTGCAGAGACTTCCTAGACTGTTGTCCATAAACTGCAGGAACAAGTATGGTACCTGGTCCAACAACATTTTGCAATTTGTAAGAtacagattatttatttatttaagattatttttgggGAAATTTTGCCTTTTATTGGATAGTGGGCAGCAAAGAGTCAGACAGGGACAAGGGGAGACAGAGATgagtatgacatgcaacaagggtccctGGCTAGAATcaaatcagggacgttgtggttatgtggcatTCCACTTCTTCTCATAACCTTGATGGCTTTGCACTCACTGCAGCCTGCAGGGTCCCTCCTGCCATTCTGCTTGTATCATTTTGATGGGTCAATTCACAGCTGGAGGTGAATATGTCTAGCCTCGTTCTCATAGTCATTAATGGGGAGCAAAATCTGGTCTGACCGCACCTTTAGTATGAGTATGGTCAGACCAGTACAAGTAGGCTAACTGAATGCTGGCTGTAGCTATATTTaacatagatttaaaaaaaaatctttgtttcaATCTTCCAGCTCTCAGCTAGAAAGTGAATAAGCTTGCTTATAGTAACTGTGGACATCTTCTTCACTCTTTTATCAGAGAGACTGAGATCGAGGAGCTTAAGGGCCAGCTCAGCAGGATGAGAGAGGACTGGATAGAAGAGGAGTGTCACCGAGTGGAGGCTCAGCTGTCCCTCAAAGAGGCTCGCAAGGAGATCAAACAGTTGCGTCAGGTGGTGGAAACCATGAAGAGCAGCCTGATGGAGAAGGATAAGGGAATACAGAAGTACTTCATTGATATAAACATCCAAAACAGGAAGTTGGAGTCCCTGCTGCAAAGCATGGAGCTCGCTCAGAGTGGCGCCAACCTCCAAGACGAAAACACCTTGGACTTCATCTGTGACAGCCCAGACAGCGGTGGGAAAAAGATGGTCGGGGAAGAAGAGGGTGGGATCGAGTTAGGAGACCAAGGGGCGGAGGCGATGGCGGACAGCGGGCTGCTGGTGAACGATGAGATGGCCAACAGAGCTGACATTTTGGAGCAAGTCTTAATGTCAACAGCGGTGGATTTCAGTCAGGACTCTAGTGGCAAGCTGAGGGCCGGTGCAGAGTCTGGGCCTGGGGTGTCTGCACTGTCAGAAGAGGGACAGTTAATTGATAATTCTATTGCGTCTCCACCAGCTCTACCAAATACGAGTTCCACCACTGTCACCATCTCCTCAAGTACACCCTCCCAGCAGATCACAGAAGAAAAAGGGGTCCAGACCGACCTGATGCCCATGTCTCCGGACCTGCAGGCTCTGCTCCTCCAGTTGCTAAAGTTCCATGGGGCAACAATGGGCGAGCCAGCTCTATCAGCCTCCAGCACTCTTCTGGGCCTCCCAAACCTGCCCACCTCCACTTCCACCACTGCCATTATGCCCGACTCGACACCTACGTTACCAAGCATGCCCAGCCCTGCTCCCCCTGAGAGCCCAGACACCTCTACCGATTCTGGCACGTGCTGCTCAGAGCCTGCAGAGACTCGACGGTTCATGGAGGAGCTGGACTTCAGTGTCGCTGAGGAGGAACCTTCTCTGTCGCCGGGATTGGGTGTGGTCAGCAAGCGTTACTGGAGCAACAGCTTCCTGGTGGATCTGGTTGCAGTAGCAGCTCCTGTGTTACCCACGGTGGCTTGGCTGTACTCACAGCACGGCGTGGATGGCAGCGCTCCAGTATACAACATTGCTGCTCTTATCAGGGGCTGTTGCATCATGGGATTGCACTCTCTTCGTCACGTCGCTCACAGGCCAGATGCGTAATGGCTTCCAACCCGCATGCACACGCCTAACCTTGAACTTAGAGCacttaaggttttttttttttttcttttttttcaagagtatttgtgagatttgtttttgttaaacacTTTATCAATGCAGTTATTTTGTTTCTAACACTTTCTTTGCACTGTACAGTTACCATGAGTTGAAGCAAAATGGTGACATGAAAGGGATTATTTATAATGgggtttatttatgtatttatttctcatttACATCATTTACATGTCTAAGCTGATCATCTGGGTAGATGGTTATGTGTTATCATTGTCCTGTGCTGTCCCTAGTTGTTCTtgtgtttaagaaaaaaaaaaagttcttcatGTTGGAATGAGATTTTTAAAAGACGAAAGATTGAATGTTGGTTCAGATTGAGAGGTTCTGAAATTTCGACTGTTTTTGAGTTATTGTTCAAAAAGAAACCTTAAACCTTCAGCCAAAGTTTAATGTGAATTCACCGTTACGTTTTGTGAAAAAgtacatatatttttcttttcctccctggGAGTAGAGCTTTATTCGGTACAGCCTGTGTATTGTTCATAAAAATAAGTTGACGCTTCAAAGCAACTGACACTTGTTATGTGCCTGAGCTATGTGCAATACTGGTGGTTTACATCAAATGTCCTTGTATCTTTATTATTAAAGCATGATAAATT
This sequence is a window from Thunnus thynnus chromosome 10, fThuThy2.1, whole genome shotgun sequence. Protein-coding genes within it:
- the sybu gene encoding syntabulin isoform X2 — encoded protein: MGPFQEYEEKKSPEKGSPRSRIPRLVLHPFRPKDKGSPLSDSPFSEEEGKECDISSDHSKRTISTNSFCSGSEQSAHGSPVLPERKTKVKRVRVMTEWSGEPRSTQRHKRELRSAMKARGSEADFSSSSSTGSLKIRESLTSNSAGKKAPSRSRSSHIRSLPVFKPAGSPTANRDAELYAPYRTPPRAAYSTNSSSCNSSPTSRRANLGRYHSCGDNHGIRPPNPEQYLTPLQQKEVAIRHLKTKLLESETRARDRETEIEELKGQLSRMREDWIEEECHRVEAQLSLKEARKEIKQLRQVVETMKSSLMEKDKGIQKYFIDINIQNRKLESLLQSMELAQSGANLQDENTLDFICDSPDSGGKKMVGEEEGGIELGDQGAEAMADSGLLVNDEMANRADILEQVLMSTAVDFSQDSSGKLRAGAESGPGVSALSEEGQLIDNSIASPPALPNTSSTTVTISSSTPSQQITEEKGVQTDLMPMSPDLQALLLQLLKFHGATMGEPALSASSTLLGLPNLPTSTSTTAIMPDSTPTLPSMPSPAPPESPDTSTDSGTCCSEPAETRRFMEELDFSVAEEEPSLSPGLGVVSKRYWSNSFLVDLVAVAAPVLPTVAWLYSQHGVDGSAPVYNIAALIRGCCIMGLHSLRHVAHRPDA
- the sybu gene encoding syntabulin isoform X1: MGPFQEYEEKKSPEKGSPRSRIPRLVLHPFRPKDKGSPLSDSPFSEEEGKECDISSDHSKRTISTNSFCSDDTGCPTSQSVSPSKTPSGSEQSAHGSPVLPERKTKVKRVRVMTEWSGEPRSTQRHKRELRSAMKARGSEADFSSSSSTGSLKIRESLTSNSAGKKAPSRSRSSHIRSLPVFKPAGSPTANRDAELYAPYRTPPRAAYSTNSSSCNSSPTSRRANLGRYHSCGDNHGIRPPNPEQYLTPLQQKEVAIRHLKTKLLESETRARDRETEIEELKGQLSRMREDWIEEECHRVEAQLSLKEARKEIKQLRQVVETMKSSLMEKDKGIQKYFIDINIQNRKLESLLQSMELAQSGANLQDENTLDFICDSPDSGGKKMVGEEEGGIELGDQGAEAMADSGLLVNDEMANRADILEQVLMSTAVDFSQDSSGKLRAGAESGPGVSALSEEGQLIDNSIASPPALPNTSSTTVTISSSTPSQQITEEKGVQTDLMPMSPDLQALLLQLLKFHGATMGEPALSASSTLLGLPNLPTSTSTTAIMPDSTPTLPSMPSPAPPESPDTSTDSGTCCSEPAETRRFMEELDFSVAEEEPSLSPGLGVVSKRYWSNSFLVDLVAVAAPVLPTVAWLYSQHGVDGSAPVYNIAALIRGCCIMGLHSLRHVAHRPDA
- the sybu gene encoding syntabulin isoform X3, with amino-acid sequence MVLFDGKRCYSGSEADFSSSSSTGSLKIRESLTSNSAGKKAPSRSRSSHIRSLPVFKPAGSPTANRDAELYAPYRTPPRAAYSTNSSSCNSSPTSRRANLGRYHSCGDNHGIRPPNPEQYLTPLQQKEVAIRHLKTKLLESETRARDRETEIEELKGQLSRMREDWIEEECHRVEAQLSLKEARKEIKQLRQVVETMKSSLMEKDKGIQKYFIDINIQNRKLESLLQSMELAQSGANLQDENTLDFICDSPDSGGKKMVGEEEGGIELGDQGAEAMADSGLLVNDEMANRADILEQVLMSTAVDFSQDSSGKLRAGAESGPGVSALSEEGQLIDNSIASPPALPNTSSTTVTISSSTPSQQITEEKGVQTDLMPMSPDLQALLLQLLKFHGATMGEPALSASSTLLGLPNLPTSTSTTAIMPDSTPTLPSMPSPAPPESPDTSTDSGTCCSEPAETRRFMEELDFSVAEEEPSLSPGLGVVSKRYWSNSFLVDLVAVAAPVLPTVAWLYSQHGVDGSAPVYNIAALIRGCCIMGLHSLRHVAHRPDA